One window from the genome of Pseudomonas sp. L5B5 encodes:
- a CDS encoding type II toxin-antitoxin system RelE/ParE family toxin has translation MPRLILTEGAAQGLERCRQFLVEKGPLIAQRAAQVIERQIARLEEDPEIGRPFPELPELRELIIEFGDSGYVALYRHERVDDAVYLLAFRHQKEAGY, from the coding sequence GTGCCACGATTGATTCTCACCGAAGGTGCTGCGCAAGGGTTGGAGCGTTGTCGCCAGTTTCTAGTCGAGAAAGGCCCGCTGATCGCTCAACGAGCAGCCCAAGTGATTGAGCGTCAAATTGCTCGACTGGAGGAAGACCCAGAAATCGGTCGTCCCTTTCCAGAACTGCCGGAGCTGCGCGAGCTGATCATCGAGTTCGGTGATTCGGGTTATGTCGCACTTTATCGGCATGAGCGTGTGGATGATGCTGTTTACCTACTTGCCTTTCGGCATCAGAAAGAAGCCGGTTACTGA
- a CDS encoding helix-turn-helix domain-containing protein: MIRCHLARMMGEHKMRIADVARETGLSRATVTLLYKETAQKVDLEAIERLCLLFECQIGDLFELTQT; encoded by the coding sequence ATGATCCGCTGCCACCTCGCCCGCATGATGGGTGAGCACAAGATGCGTATTGCTGATGTTGCCAGAGAAACAGGGCTAAGCCGCGCCACGGTAACCCTGCTCTACAAAGAAACAGCGCAGAAAGTGGATCTGGAAGCCATTGAGAGGCTGTGCCTGCTGTTTGAATGCCAAATAGGCGATCTGTTTGAGCTGACACAAACATAG
- a CDS encoding type I restriction-modification system subunit M, with protein MTSTQQRAALQRQIWAIANDVRGAVDGWDFKQYVLGTLFYRFISENFASYIEGGDDSIKYAELPDKVITADIKDDAIKTKGYFIYPSQLFATIAAGANTNESLNTDLAAIFAAIENSANGYPSERDIKGLFADFDTTSNRLGNTVKDKNARLADVLKGVAKLDFGTFDESHIDLFGDAYEFLISNYAANAGKSGGEFFTPQQVSKLIAQLAMHKQTSINKIYDPACGSGSLLLQAKRHFDEHIIEDGFFGQELNHTTYNLARMNMFLHNVNYDKFNIQLGDTLIEPHFGDDKPFDAIVSNPPYSVKWKGADDPTLINDDRFAPAGVLAPKSKADFAFVLHALSYLSSKGRAAIVCFPGIFYRGGAEQKIRQYLVDNNYVETVISLAPNLFFGTTIAVNILVLSKHKTDTNTQFIDASGKDYFKKETNNNVLLDRHIDQIMAVFDSKANVEHFALSVPFEKVAANDYNLSVSSYVEAKDNREVVDIGELNAELKITVAKIDQLRIDIDAIVAEIEGEELEA; from the coding sequence ATGACCAGCACCCAACAACGCGCCGCCCTGCAACGCCAGATTTGGGCAATTGCTAACGATGTTCGTGGCGCAGTCGATGGTTGGGACTTTAAGCAGTACGTGCTTGGCACCTTGTTCTACCGTTTCATCAGCGAAAACTTCGCCAGCTACATTGAGGGCGGAGACGACAGCATCAAATACGCTGAGTTGCCCGATAAGGTCATCACCGCAGATATCAAAGACGATGCCATTAAGACCAAGGGCTATTTCATCTACCCCAGCCAGTTGTTTGCCACTATCGCTGCCGGTGCCAACACCAACGAAAGCCTGAACACCGATCTAGCCGCCATCTTTGCCGCTATCGAAAACTCGGCAAACGGCTACCCCTCCGAGCGCGACATAAAAGGTCTGTTTGCGGACTTCGACACCACTAGCAACCGTCTGGGCAATACCGTAAAGGACAAGAATGCGCGCCTCGCCGACGTGCTCAAAGGTGTAGCCAAGTTGGACTTTGGCACCTTTGACGAAAGCCACATCGACCTGTTTGGCGACGCTTACGAATTCCTCATCTCCAACTACGCCGCCAATGCCGGCAAATCGGGCGGTGAGTTCTTCACTCCACAGCAGGTCTCCAAGCTGATCGCCCAGCTCGCCATGCACAAGCAAACCAGTATCAACAAGATCTACGATCCCGCTTGCGGATCGGGCTCGCTGCTGCTGCAAGCCAAGAGGCACTTTGATGAACACATCATCGAAGACGGTTTTTTCGGTCAGGAACTCAACCACACGACGTATAACCTGGCGCGGATGAATATGTTCCTCCACAACGTCAACTACGACAAATTCAATATCCAGCTCGGTGATACGCTGATCGAGCCGCACTTTGGCGACGATAAACCCTTCGATGCCATCGTCTCCAACCCGCCGTATTCGGTGAAGTGGAAGGGGGCGGACGACCCCACCCTGATCAACGATGACCGCTTTGCGCCTGCCGGTGTGCTGGCTCCCAAATCGAAAGCCGACTTTGCTTTTGTGCTGCATGCCCTCAGCTATCTTTCAAGCAAAGGCCGCGCGGCGATTGTTTGCTTCCCCGGTATTTTTTACCGTGGCGGCGCTGAGCAGAAAATTCGTCAATATCTGGTGGATAACAATTACGTTGAAACCGTGATTTCGCTCGCACCCAACCTGTTCTTTGGCACCACCATTGCTGTGAATATTCTGGTGCTGTCCAAACACAAAACGGACACCAACACGCAGTTCATTGATGCCAGCGGCAAAGACTATTTCAAGAAGGAAACTAACAACAACGTGCTGCTGGATAGGCACATAGACCAGATCATGGCGGTGTTCGACAGCAAGGCGAATGTGGAGCACTTCGCCTTGTCCGTTCCGTTCGAGAAAGTGGCCGCCAACGATTACAACCTGTCCGTCAGCAGCTACGTCGAAGCGAAGGACAACCGCGAAGTGGTAGATATTGGTGAGCTCAATGCCGAACTAAAAATTACCGTAGCCAAGATCGACCAGCTTCGGATCGATATTGATGCCATCGTCGCAGAGATTGAAGGCGAGGAGCTAGAGGCATGA
- a CDS encoding CopG family ribbon-helix-helix protein — protein sequence MATSIKIDDELKKRIQHLAGLRQRSSHWIMREAIAQYVEREEAREGFKQEALASWAAYQETGRHLTGQETRAWLNTWGTEAETELPKCHD from the coding sequence ATGGCCACTTCTATCAAGATTGATGACGAGCTAAAAAAACGCATTCAGCATCTGGCAGGACTGCGTCAACGTTCGTCCCACTGGATTATGCGCGAAGCAATAGCGCAGTACGTCGAGCGCGAGGAAGCCCGTGAGGGTTTCAAACAAGAAGCCTTGGCGTCTTGGGCGGCGTATCAGGAAACGGGTCGGCATCTGACCGGCCAAGAAACTCGGGCTTGGCTCAATACCTGGGGTACCGAGGCTGAGACGGAGCTGCCTAAGTGCCACGATTGA
- a CDS encoding restriction endonuclease subunit S, translating to MSSMSFMEKLLDGYEVQWKTLGDIGDFIRGSGIQKSDFTESGAGCIHYGQIHTHYGTWAVKTKSFINPEFAERLRKANTGNLVIATTSEDDAAVAKAVAWLGEEEVAVSTDAYIYRHTIDPKYMSYFFQTELFQTQKKPHITGIKVRRISGDSLAKIKIPIPCPENPKRSLEIQAEIVRILDAFSELAAELAAELTARKRQYNYYRDQLLNFDERDVEWKTLGELAENLDSKRKPIRSGLRDVGNIPYYGASGIVDYVKDYIFDGDFLLVSEDGANLLARNTPIAFSVSGKSWVNNHAHVLKFETYAERRYVEYYLNSIDLTPYISGSAQPKLNQKNLNGIKIPNPLPEEKERIVAILDKFDALASSITEGLPREIALRQQQYEHYRDLLLSFPEPEEMGA from the coding sequence ATGAGCAGCATGAGCTTTATGGAAAAGCTGCTGGATGGCTACGAAGTTCAATGGAAGACATTGGGCGATATTGGAGATTTTATTCGTGGCTCAGGCATACAAAAGTCGGACTTCACGGAGTCGGGCGCTGGTTGCATCCACTACGGCCAGATTCATACGCACTACGGCACATGGGCTGTTAAAACCAAGTCGTTCATTAACCCTGAATTCGCTGAACGCCTACGGAAAGCAAATACCGGCAATCTGGTGATTGCCACGACCAGCGAGGATGATGCTGCTGTAGCCAAAGCCGTTGCGTGGCTGGGAGAAGAGGAAGTGGCAGTTAGCACGGATGCCTACATCTATCGGCACACCATTGACCCAAAGTACATGTCGTACTTCTTTCAAACCGAACTATTTCAGACACAGAAGAAGCCTCACATCACAGGGATTAAGGTTCGCCGCATATCTGGTGACAGCCTCGCAAAAATCAAAATCCCCATCCCCTGCCCGGAAAACCCAAAGAGATCGCTTGAAATCCAAGCCGAAATTGTCCGAATTCTGGACGCTTTCTCCGAACTTGCCGCCGAACTTGCCGCCGAACTTACTGCCCGCAAAAGACAATACAACTACTATCGCGATCAGTTGTTGAATTTTGATGAAAGGGACGTGGAGTGGAAGACGTTGGGTGAGCTTGCTGAAAACCTTGACTCAAAGCGCAAGCCTATAAGGAGTGGACTAAGGGATGTTGGTAATATTCCATACTACGGCGCGTCGGGCATTGTCGATTACGTTAAAGATTACATTTTTGATGGTGACTTTTTGCTTGTTTCTGAAGACGGTGCAAACCTGTTGGCACGAAACACGCCAATAGCATTTAGCGTTAGTGGTAAAAGCTGGGTAAACAATCACGCACATGTACTTAAATTTGAGACATACGCCGAAAGAAGATACGTTGAGTATTACTTAAATAGCATTGATTTAACGCCATACATTTCAGGGTCTGCTCAGCCGAAGCTGAATCAAAAGAACTTAAATGGCATTAAAATTCCAAATCCTTTACCTGAAGAAAAAGAACGCATCGTCGCCATCCTCGACAAATTCGACGCGCTCG